TTATTCTGCTAAACGCCCTGGTAGTATTTGTCTACATGTCGGTATTCTTTGCAATCGGGACCGCAAAAAAAGATAACTCTGTCGTCGACATAGGATGGGGTACCGGATTCGTTGTAGTCGCCCTCTTTACACTTTTCGTATACGGCGAATTCAGTTCAAGACAGATAATAACAACTGTACTGGTTTCCTTCTGGGGAATAAGATTGACTACACATATATTCAAGAGAAACTGGGGCCGTAGTGAGGATTTTCGTTATGTACAGATGAGAGAGAAGTGGGGAGAGAAGGTATTGATTAGATCCTTCCTGCAAATCTATATGTTGCAGGGCCTTTTTATGGTGATTGTCTCTTATTCAGTAATGCTCATTAATAGCCATTCGGGGAAGCCCTTTGGACTTCTGGACGTTCTCGGAATCCTTATCTGGATTTGTGGCTTCGCAATCGAATCAATAGCAGACCTTCAATTGAAAGATTTCGTGAAGACGAAGAAGCCAGGGGAAATAATGAAAAAGGGGTTTTGGAGATACTCGCGCCACCCTAATTATTTCGGTGAGGCCGTTCAATGGTGGGGAATATTCATCATCGCTCTTTCCATTGAGGGCGGTTTCTGGGCAATAATCAGTCCAATTACAATCACTGTTTTGCTTAGATTTGTTTCCGGCGTTCCCTATCTCGAAAGAAAATATAAAGCCTATCCGGCATTTAGAGAATACATGAAAGAGACCAACGCCTTTATTCCATGGTTCATGCGAAAGAAGCAGCGTGATTGACATGGAAGTTGTTTACTCCGCCATCTTTGCTTATCTAGTAGGATCTATTCCAACAGCCTTTCTTATTGGGAAGATTCTCTATGGGTTTGATATACGAAAGAAGGGTACTGGAAACATGGGCGCTTCGAATATGGTGGCTGTCAAGGGCTGGAAGATAGGTATCATCACAGGAGCTATCGACTTCATGAAGGGAATGGGCACGATTCTCATAATCAAAGGAGTCTCCGCTCATTGGACATATCAAATGCTTTTCATAGCGGCCAGCTTTGCTGCGATCGGTCATATGTATCCCATCTTTCTGAAGTTCAGGGGTGGGAAGGGAACTGCCACACTGGCCGGTGGCCTTATAGGTCTTGATTACCAGGTCGCGCTGATCTGTATGGTCATACTTCTCGCTTTTATCGCTATTACGAACTACGCGGCTCCAGGTGTTATCGCCGTCTCTTCAGTAATGATCTTCCTTTTCAGAATCTTCGGATACAGATGGAAAATATCTCTTCTGCTTATACCCGTTGCAGTGATTATGATAGCCAGAAATCTCGAGAATGTCCAAAGAATTTTGCGGGGAGAAGAACCGGGGTTGAGGGAGCACATAAGAAAAAAGAAAAAAGCAATACAAGAAGGGGCCTGAAGGTCATTTCTCAAATACCCAGGTACACTTTTCTAACTTCTTCACTCTCCAGAAGCTCCTTTGCAGGACCCTCAAGGGTAATTTTCCCTGTTTCCAGGACATATGCGTACTCAGATATCTCCAACGCCTTTGCTGCGTTCTGTTCTACAAGTAGA
This is a stretch of genomic DNA from Mesotoga infera. It encodes these proteins:
- a CDS encoding glycerol-3-phosphate acyltransferase; the protein is MEVVYSAIFAYLVGSIPTAFLIGKILYGFDIRKKGTGNMGASNMVAVKGWKIGIITGAIDFMKGMGTILIIKGVSAHWTYQMLFIAASFAAIGHMYPIFLKFRGGKGTATLAGGLIGLDYQVALICMVILLAFIAITNYAAPGVIAVSSVMIFLFRIFGYRWKISLLLIPVAVIMIARNLENVQRILRGEEPGLREHIRKKKKAIQEGA
- a CDS encoding DUF1295 domain-containing protein; the encoded protein is MAYVILLNALVVFVYMSVFFAIGTAKKDNSVVDIGWGTGFVVVALFTLFVYGEFSSRQIITTVLVSFWGIRLTTHIFKRNWGRSEDFRYVQMREKWGEKVLIRSFLQIYMLQGLFMVIVSYSVMLINSHSGKPFGLLDVLGILIWICGFAIESIADLQLKDFVKTKKPGEIMKKGFWRYSRHPNYFGEAVQWWGIFIIALSIEGGFWAIISPITITVLLRFVSGVPYLERKYKAYPAFREYMKETNAFIPWFMRKKQRD